A window from Salvia miltiorrhiza cultivar Shanhuang (shh) chromosome 2, IMPLAD_Smil_shh, whole genome shotgun sequence encodes these proteins:
- the LOC131012970 gene encoding wall-associated receptor kinase 1-like, which produces MHSNMLPCIFSFIFLLLPPVFSAGLVAKPGCVDRCGNLSIPYPFGVGSDCSLEPSFNISCDTSSDPPKAYITILGTHVIEINESYVRVKYPNFLASACYNLSYHMPLNLSGTQYTLSGANWLTAIGCDDMVVGTELPTRSSSAGSTCASLCAQGNATAGIAYCPDNGNRSVIGNGCCQAFISQGTTYLKAQLTDLSGALQRHRLFPCSYAFIQEMRSANQSGFSYHLNFLQNNSKAFPEDEFRATLITAPVVQLNWRIGNKNCSQQLSNDPTYACRDRSICVDLYNTDGYLCSCFQGYKGNAYLNGGCQAFSNSIAKRGCLDQCGNLSIPFPFGVGPNCYLEPSFSIGCNFSSNPPKAYLSILKAEIIDLSPSQVRVYYPNMALACYDSSDGKRGISKTESRSFIIDMTATPFTLSDQNMLTAVGCDDMVVGYGESNRSFVGGSCAAFCTSLDDVDAHGYCASYLSDMDMYLPGVGCCQTVISRGTSYLEANLTDLSGQWRRSKLFPCSFAFITQKTEYSFGYSFPLEYLQNSTAPLLDDFFSIMLAMVLDWRIGIENCKQARRNPTTFACRGNTSCVDFEPNVGGYLCNCLKGYEGNPYLGQGCQDIDECGDDTTNPCESNSICINTPGSFLCECPKGFRGDGTKYGRGCIELPPSKSKMIILTGMGSGFGLLLLLLMCIWLYKMLRKRKEKMVKEKFFKRNGGLLLQQQTNEGALGKIKVFSAKELEIATDHFNESRILGHGGQGTVYKGMLSDGKIVAIKKSKLVEENQLELFINEVVILSQINHRNVVKLLGCCLETEVPLLVYEFMPNGTLFELIHDPNNEFLVPWNMRLKIAADIAGALAYLHSASSMPIYHRDIKSSNILLDEKYVIKVSDFGTSRSIAMDQTHLTTLVKGTFGYLDPEYFQSSQFTEKSDVYSFGVVVVELLTGQRPISFDKTEEERGLATRFLTCMEGNCLDTILDPQVWQHGRKEEVILVARLAQRCLNLKGRMRPTMKEVAIELESYRISEMSSDVKVESEDVRAFEDMPTMISDIEYTWTGSYKNASTSSSSDTHPLMFPTII; this is translated from the exons ATGCATTCCAACATGCTGCCTTGTATCTTTAGTTTCATCTTCCTGCTTCTTCCACCAGTATTTTCCGCGGGTCTAGTTGCTAAGCCCGGATGTGTGGATCGGTGTGGGAATTTATCGATTCCATATCCATTCGGAGTCGGGTCGGATTGCTCGCTAGAGCCATCTTTTAACATCAGCTGCGATACTTCCAGTGACCCTCCAAAAGCCTACATCACCATTCTTGGTACACACGTTATCGAAATAAACGAGTCGTATGTTCGGGTCAAGTACCCGAATTTCCTGGCTTCAGCTTGCTACAATTTGTCGTACCACATGCCTCTTAACCTGTCCGGAACCCAATACACGCTGTCGGGAGCGAACTGGCTCACCGCCATCGGCTGCGATGATATGGTGGTCGGCACCGAACTACCCACCAGAAGTTCTTCGGCTGGTAGCACCTGCGCCTCGCTTTGCGCACAGGGGAATGCTACGGCCGGAATCGCCTATTGCCCAGACAATGGTAATCGCTCGGTCATCGGTAACGGCTGTTGCCAGGCCTTCATTTCGCAAG GCACCACTTACCTGAAAGCACAGTTAACTGACCTAAGCGGAGCATTGCAACGTCATAGGCTTTTCCCATGCAGCTACGCCTTTATCCAGGAGATGAGAAGCGCGAATCAATCGGGGTTTTCGTATCACTTAAATTTCTTACAGAATAATTCCAAGGCATTCCCAGAAGATGAGTTTAGGGCTACATTAATCACGGCACCAGTGGTGCAGCTGAACTGGCGGATTGGGAATAAGAATTGCAGCCAGCAACTATCGAATGACCCTACTTATGCATGTCGAGATAGGAGCATTTGTGTTGATTTATATAACACTGACGGATATCTCTGCAGCTGCTTTCAAGGATACAAGGGTAATGCTTACCTCAACGGAGGATGCCAAG CATTTTCCAATTCAATTGCGAAACGGGGATGCCTGGACCAATGTGGGAATTTATCGATTCCATTTCCGTTTGGAGTAGGCCCAAATTGCTATTTGGAGCCATCTTTCAGCATCGGTTGCAATTTCTCCAGCAATCCCCCCAAAGCATACCTCTCCATTCTTAAGGCCGAAATCATTGACCTTAGCCCATCCCAGGTTCGGGTATATTACCCGAACATGGCTTTAGCCTGCTATGATTCATCAGATGGTAAACGTGGGATCAGCAAGACAGAGAGTCGAAGCTTCATTATTGACATGACTGCAACTCCGTTTACACTGTCGGATCAAAACATGCTCACCGCCGTTGGCTGTGATGATATGGTGGTAGGCTACGGTGAATCCAACCGAAGTTTTGTCGGGGGCAGCTGCGCAGCCTTCTGCACCAGCTTGGATGATGTTGACGCTCATGGATACTGCGCATCCTATTTATCTGATATGGATATGTATCTCCCAGGCGTAGGCTGTTGCCAGACCGTCATTTCCAGAG GCACCTCTTACCTAGAAGCAAATTTGACAGACTTAAGTGGACAATGGCGACGTAGTAAGCTGTTCCCTTGCAGTTTCGCCTTCATCACACAGAAAACTGAATATTCTTTTGGTTATTCGTTTCCGTTGGAGTACCTTCAAAACTCAACAGCACCACtattagatgattttttttcaataatgcTAGCAATGGTGCTAGATTGGAGGATTGGGATAGAGAATTGCAAGCAAGCAAGAAGAAATCCTACTACTTTTGCATGTCGGGGTAATACTAGTTGTGTCGATTTTGAACCAAATGTTGGAGGTTACCTCTGCAACTGCTTGAAAGGGTATGAAGGCAATCCTTACCTCGGACAAGGATGCCAAG ATATTGATGAATGTGGTGATGATACAACCAATCCATGCGAGTCAAATTCAATTTGCATCAATACTCCTGGCTCCTTTCTCTGTGAGTGTCCAAAAGGGTTTCGTGGCGATGGAACGAAATATGGCAGGGGTTGCATTGAGCTTCCACCATCCAAGTCCAAGATGATAATATTGACAg GCATGGGCTCTGGATTTGGACTACTACTATTACTCTTAATGTGCATTTGGTTGTATAAGATGTTGAGAAAGAGAAAGGAAAAAATGGTTAAAGAGAAATTCTTCAAACGAAATGGTGGTCTTCTCTTGCAACAACAAACGAATGAAGGTGCACttggaaaaataaaagttttctcTGCGAAAGAGTTGGAGATAGCCACTGATCACTTTAATGAAAGCCGGATTCTTGGACATGGAGGGCAAGGCACTGTCTACAAAGGAATGTTATCTGATGGTAAGATTGTGGCTATAAAGAAATCAAAGTTGGTTGAGGAAAATCAACTAGAACTATTCATAAATGAGGTGGTGATACTGTCGCAGATCAATCATAGGAATGTGGTCAAGTTGTTGGGGTGTTGTTTGGAGACTGAAGTTCCTTTGCTTGTCTATGAATTCATGCCAAATGGAACCCTTTTTGAGCTCATTCATGATCCGAATAATGAATTTCTAGTTCCATGGAACATGCGTTTGAAAATCGCAGCAGATATAGCAGGGGCACTAGCCTACTTACACTCTGCATCTTCCATGCCTATCTATCACAGAGACATCAAGTCTAGTAATATCCTTCTAgatgaaaaatatgttattaaaGTGTCAGATTTTGGAACTTCAAGATCCATTGCTATGGATCAAACTCACTTAACAACTCTGGTTAAAGGGACGTTTGGGTATTTAGATCCGGAGTATTTCCAGTCGAGTCAATTCACAGAAAAGAGTGATGTTTATAGTTTTGGAGTAGTTGTTGTGGAGCTTCTTACTGggcaaaggccgatatctttcGATAAAACAGAAGAGGAAAGAGGGCTAGCAACACGGTTTCTGACATGCATGGAAGGAAACTGTCTGGACACAATTTTAGATCCTCAAGTTTGGCAGCATGGAAGAAAGGAAGAGGTGATTTTAGTTGCAAGGCTTGCACAAAGATGTTTGAACTTGAAGGGGAGAATGAGACCAACTATGAAAGAAGTGGCTATTGAATTGGAAAGTTATAGGATATCTGAAATGTCCAGCGATGTGAAAGTTGAATCTGAAGATGTGAGAGCTTTTGAAGACATGCCCACCATGATTTCGGACATTGAATACACATGGACAGGTAGTTATAAGAATGCTTCTACATCGTCGTCATCAGACACACATCCCTTAATGTTCCCAACAATTATTTGA